The Struthio camelus isolate bStrCam1 chromosome 17, bStrCam1.hap1, whole genome shotgun sequence genome window below encodes:
- the SNAP29 gene encoding synaptosomal-associated protein 29, with product MAAPPRSYNPFAADEEEAAEVAAAGGAERQRYLQREVLRRSAATADSTARSLALLYESERVGVAASEELVRQGEVLKRTEQMVDKMDQDLKTSQRHINSIKSVFGGLVSYFKPKPPDSKPEQNGAPEYNAHSRLKEAMMSSKEQESKYQESHPNLRRLDNSDNDFSRTDSVSSVQRDAYPKNQHLRAYHQKIDNNLDEMSSGLSRLKNLALGLQTEIEEQDDMLDRLTKKVETLDVNIASTDKKVRQL from the exons ATGGCGGCGCCGCCGAGGAGCTACAACCCCTTCGCGGCCGACGAGGAGGAGGCGGccgaggtggcggcggcgggcggcgccgagcGGCAGCGCTACCTGCAGCGGGAGGTGCtgcggcgctcggccgccacggccGACAGCACGGCCCGCTCCCTGGCCCTGCTCTACGAGTCGGAGCGCGTCGGCGTGGCCGCCTCCGAG gaGCTTGTACGTCAGGGAGAGGTACTGAAGCGCACAGAACAAATGGTAGACAAAATGGACCAGGACTTGAAGACTAGTCAAAGACACATAAATAGCATTAAGAGTGTTTTTGGAGGCTTGGTAAGCTACTTCAAACCCAAACCTCCAGACAGCAAGCCAGAGCAGAACGGAGCCCCTGAGTATAATGCTCACAGTAG ATTAAAAGAAGCAATGATGTCTAGCAAAGAGCAAGAGTCAAAATACCAGGAAAGTCATCCAAATTTAAGGAGGCTAGATAATTCAg ACAATGATTTCAGCAGAACAGATTCAGTTTCTTCAGTGCAACGTGACGCTTATCCGAAGAATCAACATCTGCGAGCTTACCACCAGAAAATTGATAACAACTTGG ATGAGATGTCTTCTGGGTTGAGTCGTCTGAAAAACCTAGCTCTCGGTCTGCAGACAGAAATAGAGGAGCAGGATGATATGCTTGATCGGCTAACTAAAAAAGTAGAGACACTGGATGTCAACATTGCAAGCACTGATAAAAAAGTCCGACAACTTTAA